In the genome of Saccharomonospora viridis DSM 43017, one region contains:
- a CDS encoding MFS transporter produces MSEELSGNGGVSAFPGRLSRRADRGVHAGRTAVYLLVVLTAGAYLPSPLYPQYQVAFGFSDLMLTLIYAMFALVSAPALLLFGPAADALGPRTVLRVGVAVAAFASTCFVLADGVGWLLVGRAAQGLALGAVTGAATMVITDHTPSANRGRASVVASMAFVAGTAVGPIAAGVVAQYAPQPQVLPYLVHLGLLAIGWHRVSALPAPPQRARRWRPTRPRIPTGMRLRFTTAAATGFLAWAVAGLFLAVIPAVLNRTAGINNLAVIGGVVGAVLVCSMAAQPFVARCGAGPAQLVGLSALLLSLLALAVTGGGSLSITMVAAAAAGVGHGLAYSGAAAAVEAIAPEDRRGAITSALYLAFYVGSGGPSVVVGLMTLWHPLDTAVSWLALVATVLTPLVGLAVVFTGRSFVPRWSLPTTTSRPHPGPEQKGAVDRNDRSTPTVSSVSSASSVSSASTVSSASTVSSVSTVSSSNTVWQRRHLCHRHPGVARPGFALDDSSDDAGIGTAAAEAAVSAHQPHRPDPQKRF; encoded by the coding sequence TTGTCCGAAGAACTTTCCGGCAACGGTGGTGTCAGTGCGTTTCCCGGCCGGCTTTCTCGCCGGGCCGACCGTGGTGTTCACGCGGGACGCACAGCGGTGTACCTGTTGGTGGTGCTTACGGCGGGGGCGTATCTGCCCAGCCCGCTGTATCCGCAGTATCAGGTCGCCTTCGGCTTCAGCGACCTGATGTTGACACTGATCTACGCGATGTTCGCGCTGGTCAGCGCCCCTGCCCTGCTGTTGTTCGGGCCGGCGGCGGATGCGCTCGGCCCACGCACGGTGCTGCGGGTCGGCGTGGCGGTGGCCGCGTTCGCCTCGACGTGTTTCGTGCTGGCCGACGGGGTGGGGTGGTTGCTGGTCGGCCGGGCCGCCCAAGGACTGGCGCTGGGCGCGGTCACGGGGGCGGCCACCATGGTGATCACGGACCACACTCCGTCCGCGAACCGGGGACGGGCGTCGGTGGTGGCCAGTATGGCGTTCGTGGCCGGCACCGCGGTCGGTCCGATCGCCGCGGGGGTGGTGGCGCAGTACGCCCCGCAGCCGCAGGTGTTGCCGTACCTGGTGCATTTGGGGTTGCTGGCGATCGGCTGGCACCGTGTGTCCGCCCTGCCCGCACCCCCGCAACGGGCGCGTCGGTGGAGGCCCACGCGACCACGCATCCCCACTGGTATGCGGCTGCGGTTCACCACCGCCGCGGCGACCGGTTTCCTCGCTTGGGCCGTGGCCGGCCTGTTCTTGGCGGTCATCCCGGCGGTGCTGAACCGGACAGCCGGAATCAACAATCTGGCGGTCATCGGTGGCGTGGTCGGCGCTGTGCTGGTCTGCTCCATGGCGGCGCAGCCCTTCGTGGCACGGTGCGGGGCGGGGCCGGCGCAGCTGGTCGGTCTCAGCGCTCTGCTGCTCAGTCTCCTCGCCCTGGCCGTGACCGGTGGTGGGTCGCTGTCGATCACCATGGTCGCGGCCGCGGCGGCCGGTGTGGGACACGGGCTGGCCTACAGCGGGGCTGCCGCCGCCGTCGAGGCCATCGCACCCGAGGACCGGCGAGGGGCGATCACCTCCGCGCTCTATCTCGCGTTCTACGTCGGCTCCGGCGGTCCCTCGGTCGTCGTGGGGTTGATGACCCTGTGGCATCCGCTGGACACCGCCGTGTCCTGGCTGGCTCTCGTCGCGACCGTCCTCACTCCCCTCGTCGGCCTCGCCGTCGTGTTCACCGGTCGGTCTTTTGTGCCACGCTGGAGCCTGCCCACGACGACGAGCCGACCCCATCCAGGACCCGAACAAAAGGGAGCGGTCGACCGAAACGACCGGTCCACGCCCACGGTGTCCTCGGTGTCCTCGGCGTCCTCGGTGTCCTCGGCGTCCACGGTGTCCTCGGCGTCCACGGTGTCCTCGGTGTCCACGGTGTCGTCATCGAACACCGTGTGGCAACGCAGGCACCTCTGCCACCGGCATCCGGGCGTGGCACGGCCCGGATTCGCGCTCGACGATTCCTCGGACGACGCTGGGATCGGTACGGCTGCGGCGGAGGCCGCCGTGTCCGCTCACCAGCCGCACCGGCCCGATCCGCAAAAGAGGTTCTAG
- a CDS encoding LysR family transcriptional regulator, giving the protein MIDPRLRVLQMVAHHGTVTAAAEALHYTPSAVSHQLRQLAADLGVELVTQAGRGIRLTPAAETLLRHTEVLQAQAERARAELAAASDSPGGSFTLCGFSTAATHLLPPAAAALRDHYPNLAVRVIEAEPARCFDLLLAGDADLALVVATASTPPTSDPRFDQRPLVEDPLDLVVPEGHPLTTRRKVTLGDAVDEPWIVGRPGSTYHHLVLTACMAAGFTPNIAHYADEWETGTALVAHGFGVILVPRLARLHRHWPIARIPLHGEPAPARRILAATRLGSREHPVVKTALDTITATDAALHPLHRAEERSD; this is encoded by the coding sequence ATGATCGACCCGAGGTTGCGGGTGCTGCAGATGGTGGCCCACCACGGCACGGTGACCGCCGCCGCGGAGGCGCTGCACTACACCCCGTCCGCGGTCTCGCACCAGTTGCGGCAGTTGGCCGCCGATCTCGGAGTCGAGCTGGTCACCCAGGCCGGCCGGGGCATCCGGCTGACCCCCGCGGCGGAGACCCTGCTCCGCCACACGGAGGTACTGCAGGCCCAGGCCGAACGGGCGCGCGCCGAGTTGGCCGCCGCCAGCGACAGTCCCGGCGGGTCCTTCACCCTGTGCGGTTTCTCCACGGCCGCCACCCATCTGCTGCCCCCGGCCGCGGCGGCCCTGCGGGACCACTACCCGAACCTGGCCGTGCGGGTCATCGAAGCCGAACCCGCCCGTTGTTTCGACCTGTTGTTGGCCGGTGACGCCGACCTGGCGCTCGTGGTCGCCACCGCCTCCACCCCGCCGACGTCGGACCCACGGTTCGACCAGCGCCCCTTGGTGGAAGACCCGCTCGACCTCGTCGTGCCCGAAGGCCATCCGCTGACCACCCGCCGCAAGGTCACACTCGGCGACGCCGTCGACGAACCCTGGATCGTGGGGCGGCCCGGAAGCACCTACCACCATCTGGTGCTCACCGCCTGCATGGCGGCCGGGTTCACACCCAACATCGCCCACTACGCCGACGAATGGGAAACCGGCACCGCCCTGGTCGCCCACGGCTTCGGTGTCATCCTCGTGCCGCGACTCGCCCGACTGCATCGACACTGGCCCATCGCCCGCATCCCCTTGCACGGTGAGCCCGCCCCGGCCCGGCGGATCCTCGCCGCCACCCGCCTCGGCAGCCGCGAACACCCCGTGGTCAAGACCGCCCTGGACACCATCACCGCTACCGACGCCGCCCTGCACCCCCTCCACCGGGCCGAGGAACGGTCGGACTGA